A single genomic interval of Koleobacter methoxysyntrophicus harbors:
- a CDS encoding ABC transporter substrate-binding protein yields the protein MLNKKITVKLSSAILVIFLILLISTGCGGKRTDQAETSLLGKSFDEIVKMAEGTEVNFYMWGGDQRVNAWVDNFVAERVKKEYGIKLNRIPMNAEDFINKLLGEKQLNKKEGSIDLLWINGENFWTAKENGLLFGPFIDKIPNYTRYLDTASDDNLFDFGYPTEGFEAPYGRAQLVFIYDESKIPVPPKDLEKLKELVMKNPGKFTYPAPPDFTGSAFIRNVIYETAGGYKRFIDGDMNEDELKEAIKPAWDYLNEIKPYLWKEGKTYPAALAQQENMFADGEVWITMSYTPFKAAGEIKKGTFPETAKTFILEKGTIGNTHFLAIPFNARNKAGAMVVINFLQGFEAQASKFDPENWGDLPVFDYDKLSAEERQIVENTETGEATLSLEELLKHRVPEMPSKFVPIIEEEWMKNVVREGN from the coding sequence ATGTTAAATAAGAAAATTACTGTTAAATTATCAAGCGCTATTCTTGTTATATTTTTAATATTATTGATTTCAACAGGATGTGGGGGAAAACGAACAGATCAGGCAGAGACATCCCTTTTGGGAAAATCCTTTGATGAAATTGTCAAAATGGCTGAAGGGACAGAAGTAAATTTCTATATGTGGGGAGGAGACCAGCGGGTAAACGCGTGGGTAGATAATTTTGTGGCAGAAAGGGTTAAAAAGGAATATGGAATTAAATTGAACAGGATTCCTATGAATGCAGAGGATTTTATAAATAAACTCCTGGGAGAAAAACAGCTGAATAAAAAAGAAGGGTCTATTGACCTGTTGTGGATAAATGGTGAAAACTTCTGGACAGCGAAAGAAAATGGGCTTCTGTTCGGGCCATTCATTGATAAAATCCCTAACTATACCAGGTATCTGGATACCGCTTCTGATGATAACCTATTTGACTTCGGTTATCCTACAGAAGGATTTGAAGCCCCTTACGGTCGGGCCCAGCTGGTATTTATATACGATGAATCCAAGATTCCGGTACCTCCAAAAGACCTGGAAAAATTAAAAGAACTAGTAATGAAAAATCCGGGGAAATTCACGTATCCTGCACCTCCGGACTTTACCGGCAGCGCCTTTATCAGAAACGTAATATATGAAACAGCAGGTGGATATAAACGGTTTATCGATGGGGATATGAATGAAGACGAACTAAAAGAGGCCATTAAACCGGCATGGGACTACCTAAATGAAATAAAACCTTACCTGTGGAAAGAGGGGAAAACATATCCGGCTGCATTAGCCCAGCAGGAAAACATGTTTGCCGATGGCGAGGTATGGATTACCATGAGTTATACACCCTTTAAAGCTGCCGGCGAAATAAAAAAGGGTACCTTTCCTGAAACAGCAAAAACCTTCATTCTCGAAAAGGGAACTATCGGTAATACCCATTTTCTGGCAATACCCTTCAATGCCAGGAACAAAGCGGGAGCTATGGTTGTGATTAATTTCCTGCAGGGGTTTGAAGCCCAGGCCTCAAAATTTGACCCAGAAAACTGGGGAGACCTTCCTGTCTTTGATTACGATAAATTATCCGCCGAGGAAAGGCAGATAGTAGAGAATACAGAAACAGGAGAAGCAACCCTGTCATTAGAAGAGCTTTTAAAACACAGGGTTCCTGAAATGCCGTCAAAATTTGTCCCGATAATAGAAGAAGAATGGATGAAAAACGTGGTTCGGGAGGGGAATTAG
- a CDS encoding ABC transporter permease: MERVSAGFKPYIMLAPVMAVLLGLFVGGIVTCLLQSLGYFPVIGLREITFKYYREVLTNPEFLRSLSFSLYISMVSSVIAVVLGVFVAHRISRYLQGQTLVKLLYKLPIVVPHTVAALMIFMLFSRSGIISRAIYQLGLISYQEQFPEMVFDSKGIGIIIAYIWKEIPFVAIMVYTILRNINESFRDVAYNLGASEGQFFYYVLLPISMPAIISSFIIIFAFSFGAFEVPYLLGPTYPRTLPVMAYTYYISPDLTRRPYTMVIAVFLTIISIGLILVYSRILKIFQIYSR; encoded by the coding sequence ATGGAAAGGGTATCGGCCGGTTTTAAACCATATATAATGTTAGCCCCTGTGATGGCCGTACTTCTAGGGCTTTTTGTAGGGGGGATAGTTACCTGTCTCCTCCAGAGCTTGGGCTATTTTCCGGTAATAGGCCTCAGAGAGATTACCTTTAAGTATTACAGGGAAGTGCTGACAAATCCGGAATTTCTTAGATCCCTTTCTTTTAGCCTTTATATTTCCATGGTATCATCGGTAATAGCAGTAGTTTTAGGGGTGTTTGTCGCACACAGAATTTCCAGATACCTTCAGGGTCAGACCCTGGTCAAGCTGTTATATAAACTACCTATAGTGGTTCCCCATACAGTTGCGGCACTTATGATATTTATGCTTTTTTCAAGAAGCGGTATTATCAGCAGGGCAATATATCAATTGGGGCTTATAAGCTATCAGGAACAGTTTCCTGAAATGGTTTTTGATTCAAAAGGGATAGGTATTATAATAGCTTATATATGGAAGGAGATACCTTTTGTAGCCATAATGGTATATACTATTTTGAGGAATATAAACGAGAGCTTCAGGGATGTTGCATATAATCTAGGGGCATCAGAAGGACAATTTTTCTATTACGTTCTGCTGCCTATTTCAATGCCTGCGATTATATCTTCCTTTATAATAATTTTTGCATTTTCCTTTGGTGCTTTTGAGGTTCCGTATCTTCTGGGGCCTACGTATCCCAGAACCCTTCCGGTAATGGCCTATACTTATTATATAAGCCCGGATTTAACCAGGAGGCCGTATACCATGGTAATAGCGGTATTTTTGACGATTATTTCTATAGGTCTTATTCTCGTTTACAGCAGAATCCTGAAGATATTCCAGATATACAGCAGGTGA
- a CDS encoding ABC transporter permease — MKLRIDFYTSLLFYSILGFLLIPFLILFLWAFSKNWPWPDLLPHSLSTRGWESIADIKFIKVLLHSIFLSITVTFLVLVISIPAAKALAFYNFRGRNVLQMLILAPIVIPPMAVTMGIHINFIKLGLTDTFWGVVLVHLIPTIPYAVRILAHVFEAVGWNIEEQARVLGAKNWQIFLYITLPLITPGLFSAGVLCFIISFSQYILTFMIGGGRVMTITMELFPYVASGDRTIASVYSLIFILTTLTFAFLVDRFTRENYEKGNHFYL; from the coding sequence GTGAAGCTTAGAATAGATTTTTATACATCCTTACTGTTTTACAGCATTTTAGGCTTTCTTTTAATCCCTTTTTTAATCCTCTTTTTATGGGCTTTTTCGAAAAACTGGCCCTGGCCGGATCTGCTCCCTCATTCTCTGAGTACGAGGGGATGGGAGTCTATTGCCGATATAAAATTTATAAAAGTACTTTTGCACAGTATTTTCCTTTCTATAACGGTCACCTTTCTAGTTCTTGTTATAAGTATCCCCGCAGCAAAAGCCTTGGCTTTTTATAATTTCAGGGGGAGAAATGTTTTGCAGATGCTGATTCTTGCCCCTATAGTGATTCCACCCATGGCAGTTACCATGGGGATCCACATAAATTTCATTAAACTCGGTTTGACCGATACCTTCTGGGGGGTTGTACTTGTTCACCTTATTCCCACCATTCCATATGCAGTAAGGATCCTTGCCCATGTCTTTGAAGCGGTAGGATGGAATATTGAGGAACAGGCTAGGGTCTTGGGTGCTAAAAACTGGCAGATATTCCTGTATATAACCCTGCCGTTGATAACACCGGGGCTTTTTTCTGCAGGGGTGTTGTGCTTTATCATATCCTTTAGTCAGTATATACTGACATTTATGATAGGAGGCGGCAGGGTAATGACCATTACTATGGAACTTTTCCCTTATGTAGCCAGCGGTGACAGGACCATAGCTTCCGTATACAGCCTGATATTTATATTAACCACACTGACTTTTGCCTTTTTGGTGGATAGATTCACCAGGGAAAACTATGAGAAAGGCAATCACTTTTATCTTTAG
- a CDS encoding ABC transporter ATP-binding protein, producing the protein MGNIQLKGIEKSFGTKKVLENINLDVKNGEMLALLGPSGCGKTTLLKVIAGLLKPDKGDIVFDCKSVVDIPTGAREVVMVFQDYVLFPHLNVAENIGFGLRMAGIPKKERSKKVSQLLELVQMKGFENRYPRQLSGGQKQRVAFARALAVEPKVLLLDEPFSNLDYRLREEMREFTCHLQRKMGVTTILVTHDREEAMMTADRIALMLDGQIKQCDTPVNLYFKPNSPEVASFFGEANYIQGRVIEGIFQCSLGRFQAPLGLEGKVSAMIRPEQIEISDNGEWPIKGRIIERRFAGEKRYYRVKVGDYILKVTSPSWKTLKHDSVGVVIDFNEISYFKDVKGGS; encoded by the coding sequence ATGGGGAATATACAGCTGAAAGGTATCGAAAAAAGTTTCGGAACAAAAAAAGTTCTTGAAAATATCAATCTAGATGTTAAAAACGGGGAAATGCTGGCACTTTTAGGGCCTTCGGGTTGCGGTAAGACAACCCTTCTTAAGGTGATAGCAGGTCTTCTGAAGCCTGACAAAGGGGATATCGTATTTGATTGTAAATCAGTAGTCGATATCCCGACAGGAGCAAGGGAAGTCGTAATGGTCTTTCAAGATTATGTGCTTTTTCCACATCTTAATGTTGCTGAAAATATAGGCTTCGGATTGAGAATGGCCGGGATTCCTAAAAAAGAAAGGAGTAAAAAAGTTAGTCAACTGCTTGAACTAGTCCAGATGAAGGGCTTTGAAAACCGTTACCCCCGCCAGCTTTCCGGAGGACAAAAACAAAGGGTGGCCTTTGCCCGAGCCCTTGCCGTTGAACCAAAGGTCCTCCTTCTGGATGAACCTTTTTCCAATCTCGATTATCGCTTAAGGGAAGAGATGCGTGAATTTACCTGTCATTTACAAAGAAAGATGGGGGTAACCACTATACTGGTTACCCATGATAGGGAAGAAGCTATGATGACTGCAGATCGAATTGCCCTTATGCTTGATGGGCAAATAAAACAGTGTGATACCCCTGTGAACCTCTATTTTAAACCAAACAGCCCTGAAGTTGCTTCGTTTTTTGGAGAAGCCAACTATATTCAGGGAAGGGTCATAGAGGGTATATTCCAGTGTTCCCTCGGTCGGTTTCAAGCCCCTTTAGGGCTGGAAGGCAAAGTTTCAGCCATGATAAGGCCTGAACAAATAGAAATAAGCGACAATGGAGAGTGGCCCATAAAAGGCAGGATTATAGAAAGGCGTTTTGCGGGTGAAAAACGCTACTACAGGGTGAAGGTTGGTGATTATATCCTTAAAGTAACATCACCGTCATGGAAAACATTAAAACACGACAGTGTAGGGGTTGTAATAGATTTTAATGAAATCAGCTACTTTAAAGATGTAAAAGGGGGGTCTTAG
- a CDS encoding LysR family transcriptional regulator, producing the protein MNLDYLKAFYLTVLTNSISKAAKELHLTQPALSMQIQALEKELDSKLLVRSNKGVELTEAGQIVFDYAKTILALNNNIQRDLKKLSGNGSPVMIGSCSSVGEYALPCSIFLFREKYPDIKVNLEIRNTREVINRLINHSIDIGIIQGRVINQQIKLIKLAPDEIFAVVSPKLFKKDEITIEELKKLPLIIREKGSGIREIVEKSLEGSNLNEFNIIGELNSMEAIKSSIIAGKGISFMSRLSINKELHTGVLKPVNIKGLSFKSNFYIAHLKDKTLTTNEQKFISFIKSNKRGFC; encoded by the coding sequence TTGAATCTTGATTATTTAAAGGCTTTTTATTTAACGGTCTTAACCAACAGTATCTCAAAGGCTGCCAAAGAACTTCATTTAACCCAACCTGCTCTCAGCATGCAGATCCAGGCCCTTGAAAAAGAACTGGATTCAAAACTGCTGGTAAGGAGCAATAAAGGAGTAGAACTCACTGAAGCCGGTCAAATCGTCTTTGATTATGCAAAAACTATACTTGCTTTAAACAATAATATTCAAAGGGACCTAAAGAAACTTTCCGGAAATGGAAGCCCTGTAATGATAGGGTCATGCAGCAGTGTCGGGGAATATGCCCTTCCCTGCAGCATTTTTTTGTTCAGGGAAAAATACCCCGATATCAAGGTAAACCTTGAAATACGCAATACAAGAGAAGTAATTAACAGGCTAATCAACCATTCTATAGACATCGGGATTATTCAGGGTAGAGTTATAAACCAGCAGATAAAACTGATTAAACTGGCTCCCGATGAAATCTTCGCAGTGGTATCTCCCAAGTTATTTAAGAAGGATGAAATAACAATAGAGGAATTAAAAAAACTCCCTTTGATTATAAGGGAAAAAGGGTCAGGAATAAGAGAAATTGTAGAAAAAAGCCTTGAAGGTTCTAATTTAAATGAATTCAATATTATCGGGGAGTTAAATTCTATGGAGGCAATAAAATCCAGTATTATTGCAGGGAAGGGAATTTCTTTTATGTCCAGGCTCTCTATAAATAAGGAACTTCATACAGGGGTTTTAAAACCCGTTAATATTAAGGGCTTATCCTTTAAAAGCAATTTTTATATAGCCCATTTAAAAGATAAAACCCTTACAACTAACGAACAAAAATTCATTTCCTTTATTAAATCAAATAAAAGGGGGTTCTGCTAA
- a CDS encoding FAD-dependent oxidoreductase, producing MLVQDLKKDLKKDLNERMEEIARDCMGDAPSYCVATCPLHVDARGYIKHIAEGNYKESVKLIREKLPFPAIMGRICAHPCEEKCKRNELNQPMAIAALKRFAAQYDEEADWDLTKEDATGKKVAVIGLGPAGALAAYDLAKKGHDVTVFEALPVMGGMLRVGIPAYRLPREIIDREFSILEKLGVNVRLNTRVGTDITFEDLQKEFDAVLITVGSHKSAMLNIPGSDLAGILPGVDFLRDASLGNKVELGKRVVVIGGGNVAIDVARTAWRLGADEVELVCLERDYNEMPAHSWEIEDAEKEGVKINCGWGPKEFLGDNGRVKGVSLKKCTAVFNSEGKFSPEYDENTTRTIEADNVIIAIGQITDSSFIPEQLGIERIRGSKFVVNPMTLETNVKGVFAAGDAAGPPLLAVEAMAAGRKAAISIDRFLKGQDMTIDREYEGAYETWLETEIPENTERLPRVEMPTIPVEKRKGNFNEVELGLTEEQARREAERCLECECKLCVKECEFLADVCEYPKELMKKLLEDPYTDIKLPYYCNLCKTCTVHCPKDFEISEIMLDLRRKYVREGKAPLPEHKPVYKFHQRFGVSSLFTLTYPDRKAGFTKRVFFPGCSFPSYSPELVTKTLAYLQEKLPGTGFVLRCCGAPTYALGQEKRFREIFDSLLAEIQKLGAEEIICACPDCTHNIEHHAPSWLKVSSLYVVLDEIGIPQEAKDRGRGRVFSIHDSCSSRDYSDIQESVRNLITEMGYKIQEMKNIKGKTRCCGFGGMVVPINPELSLRNMKRRVSETDKDIITYCAACRESMIMGGGQALHILDLIFNDKWQEIGIPGNTGTLKSWLNRWRTKSMVRKL from the coding sequence ATGTTAGTTCAGGATCTTAAGAAGGATTTAAAAAAGGATTTAAATGAGAGAATGGAGGAGATAGCAAGGGATTGTATGGGGGATGCCCCATCATATTGTGTCGCTACATGCCCCCTCCATGTTGATGCCAGGGGCTATATTAAGCATATAGCTGAGGGCAATTATAAGGAATCTGTAAAATTAATCAGAGAAAAGCTTCCCTTTCCGGCCATTATGGGTAGAATATGTGCTCATCCATGTGAAGAAAAGTGCAAGAGAAATGAACTAAACCAGCCTATGGCCATAGCTGCTCTTAAGAGATTTGCAGCACAATATGACGAAGAAGCTGATTGGGACCTTACTAAGGAAGATGCTACAGGTAAAAAAGTGGCTGTAATCGGTTTAGGCCCTGCCGGCGCACTGGCAGCTTATGACCTGGCTAAAAAAGGCCATGATGTTACAGTTTTTGAAGCCCTCCCGGTGATGGGAGGTATGTTGAGGGTGGGGATCCCTGCTTACCGCCTTCCCAGAGAAATCATCGATAGGGAGTTTTCTATTCTCGAAAAATTAGGGGTAAATGTCAGGCTGAATACGCGGGTAGGAACGGATATAACTTTTGAAGACCTTCAGAAGGAATTCGATGCAGTGCTTATTACTGTAGGTTCCCATAAAAGTGCAATGCTCAATATTCCGGGCAGTGACCTGGCCGGCATCCTTCCGGGAGTGGATTTCTTAAGGGATGCAAGCCTTGGAAACAAAGTAGAATTGGGCAAAAGGGTAGTGGTTATCGGTGGAGGCAATGTAGCAATAGATGTAGCCAGAACTGCATGGAGGTTGGGGGCTGATGAGGTTGAACTCGTCTGTCTTGAAAGGGACTATAATGAAATGCCTGCCCACAGCTGGGAGATAGAAGATGCCGAAAAGGAAGGTGTTAAGATAAACTGCGGCTGGGGACCAAAGGAATTTTTAGGGGACAACGGCAGGGTAAAAGGTGTATCCTTGAAAAAATGCACTGCTGTATTCAATTCAGAGGGGAAATTCAGCCCTGAGTATGATGAAAATACAACCAGAACTATTGAAGCCGATAATGTAATTATAGCAATAGGTCAGATTACCGACAGTTCGTTTATACCTGAACAGCTGGGTATAGAGAGAATAAGGGGATCAAAATTTGTTGTAAACCCAATGACCCTTGAAACCAATGTAAAAGGGGTATTTGCTGCAGGAGATGCTGCAGGTCCTCCCCTCCTGGCGGTAGAAGCTATGGCAGCGGGCAGAAAGGCAGCGATTTCCATAGACCGGTTCCTGAAAGGCCAGGATATGACAATTGATAGGGAATATGAGGGGGCATATGAAACCTGGCTGGAAACGGAAATACCTGAAAATACAGAAAGGCTTCCGAGGGTAGAAATGCCGACAATCCCTGTAGAAAAGAGAAAAGGGAATTTCAATGAAGTAGAGTTGGGTTTAACAGAAGAACAGGCAAGAAGAGAAGCAGAACGCTGTCTCGAATGTGAGTGCAAACTGTGTGTTAAGGAATGTGAATTCCTGGCTGATGTGTGTGAGTATCCGAAGGAGCTTATGAAAAAACTTCTGGAAGACCCGTATACGGACATAAAACTTCCATACTACTGCAATCTGTGTAAGACATGTACCGTACACTGCCCCAAGGATTTTGAGATTAGCGAAATAATGCTGGATTTGAGAAGGAAGTATGTAAGGGAAGGCAAGGCACCCCTGCCTGAACACAAACCTGTATACAAATTTCACCAGAGATTTGGAGTATCCAGTTTGTTTACCCTGACCTATCCCGACAGAAAAGCAGGGTTTACAAAAAGGGTATTTTTCCCTGGGTGCAGCTTTCCGTCATATTCTCCGGAGCTGGTTACAAAAACCCTCGCGTACCTGCAGGAGAAGCTGCCGGGAACGGGTTTTGTCCTGAGGTGCTGCGGAGCACCTACCTATGCCCTCGGACAGGAAAAAAGGTTCCGGGAGATATTTGACAGCCTCCTTGCAGAGATACAAAAACTGGGTGCAGAAGAAATCATCTGTGCGTGTCCCGATTGTACCCATAACATAGAACACCATGCACCCTCATGGCTCAAGGTCAGCTCCCTGTATGTGGTCCTTGACGAGATAGGGATACCCCAGGAGGCTAAGGATAGGGGACGGGGCAGGGTATTTTCCATCCATGACTCGTGTTCCAGCAGGGATTATTCTGATATTCAGGAAAGCGTAAGAAACCTTATTACCGAGATGGGTTACAAAATCCAAGAGATGAAGAACATCAAAGGTAAGACTCGCTGCTGTGGTTTCGGCGGTATGGTAGTACCCATTAACCCTGAACTCTCCCTGAGGAATATGAAAAGAAGGGTATCAGAGACTGATAAGGACATCATCACCTACTGTGCTGCCTGTAGGGAATCCATGATCATGGGCGGAGGACAGGCACTGCATATTCTGGATCTGATTTTCAATGATAAATGGCAGGAGATCGGCATACCTGGGAACACAGGTACCTTAAAGAGCTGGTTAAACAGATGGCGTACAAAATCAATGGTTAGAAAATTATAA
- a CDS encoding sulfurtransferase: MKKSFAVVVSLLIIVSMILTITGCGKKVEAPEDTSIAKKGYKNPQYLIGADKLKELIDSGKENLVIVDTRPKAKYILGHIPGAVNTWREDYSDPNHEIPGMIAPKEQMEKLLGSLGISNDTHVVIYDDNGDLDAARFWWVLYVYGHEKMQLLDGGLDVWKAKGFETEMSAPEIKPAEYKITKVNEQYIASTQEVKDAINKEGYVILDTRSKEEYTGEKLLKGAHRKGRIPAAVWIEWTQALNEDKTFKTAEELKELYESKGITPDLKTIYPYCQSAVRAAHTFFVLKLLGYENVKNYDASWLGWSKDESLPIETGE, from the coding sequence ATGAAAAAAAGTTTTGCCGTAGTGGTATCTCTTTTAATTATCGTTTCGATGATCCTTACTATTACTGGTTGCGGCAAAAAGGTTGAGGCACCGGAAGATACATCAATTGCCAAAAAGGGTTATAAAAATCCCCAGTATCTCATCGGGGCTGATAAGTTAAAAGAACTGATTGACAGCGGTAAGGAAAACCTTGTAATTGTGGATACCAGACCTAAAGCCAAGTATATTTTAGGCCATATCCCCGGTGCGGTAAATACGTGGAGAGAAGATTACAGTGACCCGAACCATGAAATACCAGGTATGATAGCACCAAAAGAACAGATGGAAAAGCTGTTAGGCAGTTTAGGTATCAGCAATGACACCCATGTAGTAATATATGACGATAATGGAGACTTGGATGCTGCCAGGTTCTGGTGGGTACTTTATGTATATGGCCATGAAAAAATGCAGCTGCTGGACGGCGGCCTGGATGTGTGGAAGGCTAAAGGTTTTGAGACGGAAATGAGTGCACCGGAGATAAAACCAGCTGAATACAAAATAACAAAAGTCAATGAACAGTACATTGCATCTACACAGGAAGTAAAGGATGCCATTAATAAAGAAGGTTACGTTATTCTTGATACTAGATCTAAAGAAGAATATACAGGAGAAAAACTCCTGAAAGGTGCCCACAGAAAAGGCAGAATACCGGCTGCCGTTTGGATTGAATGGACCCAGGCCCTAAATGAAGATAAGACCTTCAAAACAGCTGAAGAACTAAAGGAGCTGTATGAAAGCAAAGGGATAACCCCTGATTTGAAAACTATTTATCCTTATTGCCAAAGTGCTGTAAGAGCAGCACATACCTTCTTTGTATTAAAACTTTTAGGGTATGAAAATGTTAAAAACTACGATGCATCATGGCTCGGATGGAGCAAGGATGAAAGCCTGCCGATAGAAACAGGGGAATAA
- a CDS encoding TVP38/TMEM64 family protein: MSIKKEVILNKDNSNVSAKKKNKTKMLVIIGVLAAAIIALRYFGVTDYLSMENINKLNQWIKGLGIIGPIVYIAIFIISTVFFLPGLPITLVGGFVFGPIFGTIYVSIGSTIGASLAFLVARYAARSMVEEWVAGNPQFKKIDEGVEKHGWRMLMITRLVPIFPFNLQNYAYGLTKIKFGTYVLVSWLCMLPGTVAYVFAGGSIIGGQGDLKKTFVYLGIAAIFFVIMSLIPGWIKKRHDI, encoded by the coding sequence ATGTCGATTAAAAAAGAAGTTATTCTGAATAAGGATAATTCAAACGTTTCTGCAAAAAAGAAGAATAAGACTAAGATGTTAGTAATAATAGGTGTCCTTGCAGCTGCTATAATCGCCCTCAGGTATTTTGGGGTTACCGATTACCTGAGTATGGAGAATATAAATAAATTAAATCAGTGGATTAAGGGTTTAGGTATTATTGGGCCCATTGTATATATAGCCATATTTATTATTTCCACGGTATTTTTTCTACCCGGCCTGCCTATAACCCTTGTAGGCGGTTTCGTATTCGGCCCCATATTTGGTACCATTTATGTTTCAATAGGTTCAACTATAGGTGCCTCTCTTGCATTTCTGGTTGCCCGCTATGCCGCCAGGTCAATGGTTGAAGAATGGGTGGCGGGGAATCCCCAGTTTAAAAAGATCGATGAAGGGGTAGAAAAACACGGGTGGAGGATGTTGATGATAACCAGACTGGTTCCCATATTCCCCTTCAATCTGCAGAATTATGCATATGGTCTGACAAAGATTAAATTCGGCACATACGTTCTGGTATCGTGGTTGTGTATGCTCCCGGGAACTGTAGCCTATGTATTTGCCGGCGGTTCCATTATCGGGGGTCAAGGGGACTTAAAGAAAACCTTCGTTTATTTAGGGATTGCTGCGATATTCTTTGTAATTATGTCGTTGATTCCCGGATGGATTAAAAAACGCCATGATATATAG
- a CDS encoding two-component system sensor histidine kinase NtrB: MNYKVLLKSYETVLDLIHSGIIIINDRMRIISLNRAARDMFKLYNCKVIGEPFNRIIKSRELSVILKKIKETGVKQVNRKVVLSIKNQEKIFTVNTNFLSNIKDKKKGYVIVFNDITDLVIAERNLAERKKFAAMGQMAAGIAHELRNPLTAIKGFSQYIKEYFNQDMNIKNQDMNIKEYLDIMVHETNKTNMIIENFLSFAEPEPYQKTKCNVNTLINEIINNLQNLFYVEGIRPIVKLSEDLPYIMVDPEKIKQALWHISQNAVDALSNAPIKQIRYITHMSRDKNHIVIKITDTGQGIPNIHMDNLFTPFFTTKENGTGLGLSISYRIIKNHNGAISVKSKPFKGASFIITLPVAD, from the coding sequence ATGAACTATAAAGTATTGTTAAAAAGTTATGAAACAGTCCTGGACCTGATTCACTCCGGTATTATAATTATAAACGATAGAATGAGAATTATATCACTTAACAGGGCAGCCCGGGATATGTTTAAACTTTATAATTGTAAAGTTATAGGTGAACCCTTTAATAGAATCATCAAGAGCCGTGAACTATCGGTTATTTTAAAAAAAATTAAAGAAACGGGTGTTAAACAGGTAAATAGAAAGGTTGTTTTAAGTATTAAAAACCAGGAAAAAATCTTTACAGTAAATACTAATTTTTTATCCAATATTAAAGATAAAAAGAAGGGCTATGTAATTGTATTTAATGATATTACAGATCTCGTTATTGCAGAACGGAATCTAGCTGAAAGGAAGAAGTTTGCAGCTATGGGCCAGATGGCCGCAGGTATAGCTCATGAACTACGCAACCCCCTTACTGCAATAAAAGGTTTTTCCCAATATATAAAGGAATATTTCAATCAGGATATGAACATCAAAAATCAGGATATGAACATCAAAGAATATCTTGATATTATGGTGCATGAAACCAATAAAACAAATATGATAATAGAAAACTTTTTGTCCTTTGCAGAACCCGAACCCTACCAAAAAACAAAATGTAATGTAAATACGCTTATCAACGAAATTATCAACAATCTACAGAATCTCTTTTATGTTGAGGGTATTCGTCCAATCGTAAAATTATCTGAAGACCTCCCGTATATCATGGTTGACCCGGAAAAAATCAAACAGGCACTGTGGCATATATCTCAAAATGCCGTTGATGCTCTTTCCAACGCCCCTATAAAACAGATCCGCTATATCACCCATATGTCTAGAGACAAAAATCATATTGTAATTAAGATAACAGATACGGGTCAGGGAATTCCTAATATACATATGGACAATCTATTTACCCCTTTCTTTACCACCAAAGAGAATGGTACAGGTCTGGGCCTGAGTATATCCTACAGGATCATAAAAAACCACAACGGTGCTATCAGTGTAAAAAGTAAACCTTTTAAAGGGGCATCTTTTATTATTACCCTACCTGTTGCGGATTAA